In Gimesia panareensis, the genomic window ATCACATCCAGTGTGCTCGTGCCAATGGACCCCGTAGACCCGAGAACGGCTATTCGCTTCATTCGACCCTGTTTTTCATCCTCAGTCGGACTGGTTGACTGTTGTTTCAATTTTTTGAGCAGAGTGGAAAAAAGACATGCCTCGGTACTGTTTTTTTGCCCTAACCACCAACGAATCCGCATTTTAGGCGTAATAATTAAACATGGCAAGAGGCATTCAGTCTGCACCCGTAGCTTTTCAGCAGGACCTGCGACGGAACCTTTATTTCTCCGTAAAGCTTTGATTGACCCCCTTGTCGATAGAACATACATTTACAATAAAGTTAAGATGCAGTCTGTGTTAAGATCCTTTCAACTCAGATGACAGACATAAAATTCGGGAATATCGCGTTCTGTAATATTGTTCAGTCCGGTGTTCCGATTCTAATTACCCGCTCAGCCACTCCTCTGATAGAGATAATACCACATGCCCAACATGGATCCGAACCAGTCGAATCGCAGAGAACGTCCCACTCCCCCCGAGCGAAACCAGAAAAATGATAATCGGCGACAGGAACCGAAGGGTCCTAAAAGTAATGCCCTCTGGTACCTGGTGGTCGGCGGTCTGATTCTGGTCATCACGCTCTCAGTTGTCTCTAACAACAAGCGCGGCGAGAAAATCAAATTTGGTGATTTCGTCAAAGGTCTGGATGACGGCAAATATAATAAAACCAACGTGCACGAACTGAAGTTCGGTACCGATTACATCGTCTTCCAGGATCAACCGAAGCAGGAAGGAGCCGAGAAAGGGACAGTCGCCAATACGACCAAGAACTATTACATCCCGGTCTGGGGGATTCCTCAGGAAGCCCGCGCGCAACTGCAGTCGAAACTGGAAGGGAAAGATATCATCGTCGACTCTGAGAGTCGCCCATCCGAATGGGAATCGCTGATTGCCGTACTCTTCTTTCCTGTGGTCCTGCTGATTTTCGTGATCTACCTTTTCCGTCGCATGGGCGGGGCCGGCTCCCCCATGTCATTTGGACGCAGTCGCGGGCGGATGTATGCCCAGGATGATATCGAAGTCACCTTCAATGATGTTGCCGGCATTGATGAAGCCGTTGAAGAACTCCGCGAAGTGGTCGAGTTTCTGAAAACTCCTGCCAAATATCAGGCACTGGGGGGGCGCATCCCCAAAGGTGTGCTGCTGGTCGGACCTCCGGGTACCGGAAAAACCATGCTCGCCAAAGCGGTCGCCGGCGAAGCGGGAGTTCCCTTCTACGGTCTCTCCGGTTCTGATTTTGTGGAAATGTTTGTCGGTGTGGGAGCGGCCCGTGTGCGGGATATGTTCCAGCAGGCCGCACAGCGTTCGCCGGCCATCATCTTTATCGATGAGCTCGATGCCCTGGGCAAAACACGTGGCAGCGGAATGCCCGGCGGTCATGATGAACGCGAACAGACACTCAACGCCCTGCTTGTCGAAATGGACGGCTTCGGCTCCGATCAGAGTGTCATCGTCATGGGAGCCACGAACCGTCCGGAAACCCTGGACCCTGCCCTGATGCGACCCGGTCGATTTGACCGTCATGTCCTGGTAGACAGACCCGATGTCCGGGGCCGTGAAGCGATTCTCAAAGTCCACAGCGCCAAAATCAAGATGGACGAGTCCGTCAACCTGCAGCACATTGCCAAGATCACTCCCGGCTTCGTCGGTGCGGATCTGGCCAACCTGATCAATGAAGCCGCCCTGCTCGCTGCCCGTAACAACAAAGAGGCGGTCACCATGCACGAATGCGAAGAAGGTGTCGAACGGGTTGTCGCCGGTCTGGAAAAATCAACGCGTCTGATTCATGAAGATGAAAAGAACCGGGTCGCGTACCACGAATGCGGTCACGCGCTCGTAGCCTGTTCGCTGCCCAACGTCGACCCGGTACATAAGATTTCGATCGTGCCCCGTGGCCTGGGGGCACTCGGCTATACCCTGCAGCGACCTGAAGAAGAAAAACAACTGGTCACTCAGAGTGAACTGGAAAACCGGATCTGCGTACTGCTGGGAGGCATCGCCGCGGAAGAAATTATTTTCCAGGAAACATCGACCGGAGCGCAGAACGATCTGCAGCGGGCAACCGACCTGGCCCGCCGTATGGTCACGGAGTTCGGCATGAGCGCCAAGCTGGGCCGCGTGCATTACAGCGAAACCCGCCGTTCACCCTTCCTCGGCGATTCGTCTACGTCTGCGGAAAGTATTCACAGTGAAAATACCCTGCGGGAAATTGATCTGGAAATTCGCCGCATCATCGATCAATGCTCGAAAATCGCTTACGAAGTTCTGGATGAACGCCGCGAACTGCTGGAACACCTCACACAGGAACTGCTGGAATGCGAAGTCATGGACATGGACCAGCTGCAGTCGATTCTGAAACAGCATCAGCGGGGCCCGCAGATCAAGCCGGGAACTTTTGTGGACAATGCTGCCGAAGGCAAAACCGTAGAGAAAGAACCGGAAGAACCTGCATCAGACAATGACCAGGCAGCCGATGGAACCGGGGCATGAGCGAGATCAACAGTATCTGCGTCTTTTGCGGCTCGAAGGCAGGCTGTGATCCTGACTATCAGCAGTCTGCACAGGAACTGGGAAGGCTGCTCGCAGAACGCAAAATCACGCTGGTCTATGGCGGCGGCAGTGTGGGGCTGATGGGCATTATCGCCGATGCCGTTCTGGAAGCCGGGGGTAAAGTGATTGGCGTCATTCCACGCCAGCTCGCGACCAAAGAACTGCTGCATCCCGGGGTCGATGAAATGCATGTCGTTGATGACATGCACACCCGCAAGGCAAAAATGTCGGAATGTTCTGATGCCTTCATCGCCATGCCGGGCGGTTTCGGCACCCTGGAAGAACTCTTCGAAGTGGTCTCATGGGTGCAACTCGGAATCTATCTGAAACCGATCGGTCTGCTGAATACGTCAGGCTTTTATGATCCTCTGTTGAACATGGTCGAACATTGCATCGAGACCGAATTCATCAAGCCGAAATATCGAGAGCTGATCATTGCCGATGAAACACCGGCCACGCTCGTCGATCACCTGCAGCGGCACCAGCTACCGCTTATTGAGAAAATTCTGAATCCCGAGCAGATCTGAGTTGTTTGGATTCAGGCGTGAGACGGAATCAGGCAGACGGCGATTTCCCGACTGCAATCGCGGTCGCTGTCGCAAATTCCCGGCTGTGTGAAATCGTGATCAGAATCTCTTCGATCCCCATCTCGCCAGCGTACTGCTCGACTCCACCGGAAATGACAATCGTCGGTTTCCCGCTCTTGAGGTTGACCACTTCGATATCTTTCCAGCCAATTCCCTTCACGAAGCCTGTGCCCAGCGTCTTCATCACCGCTTCTTTCGCGGCCCACCGTCCGGCGTAATGCTGCTCCTTGTTCTTTTTGGAACCGCAGTAGTCGTTTTCACTTACGGTAAACACACGATTGAGAAAGGTATCACCGTGCCGCTCGATCATCTGACCGATGCGTGAAATTTCGACAATGTCTGTTCCCAGTCCAAGTATCACTGATATTTACCCTGTCCCTGATCGCCTGTATAATTAAAAATGAAATTCTTTCCCTGATTTCTGAAACAGAATCAATTCCGTCGGGGTATTACTGGGCAGGGTCGAATTGTTGTTGGTGTTTCTTCGTATTTTAACAGTAATTTTATCTACGAAGACCGCTACGATGGTGTATCCTGAGGGTTCAATGAGAATCGAACCATTTCGAATACGCACCAGCGCCCATCATTAAATCTGAGTTGAGAGGGGAGTTCAAGGTCGAATGCGAAGCTTCTATCGTCTAATCCCGTGTTTGCTGTTGGTTGGTCTGTTTACTTCCGGTCTTTCCGCGGAAGAGAAGGATTCTCTGATCGGCAAAAAAGTCGACAACTTCAAACTGCAGGACTTTCGTGGCAAGACCGTGCAACTCGATGACGTGCGCGATCAGAAGCTGACAGTGATTGCCTTCCTGGGCACCGAATGCCCGCTGGCCAAACTGTACGGCGATCGACTGCAGACACTGGCTGACGAGTACCAGGCTCAGGGAGTCGCCTTTTTTGCGATCATGTCCAATCAACAGGACTCACTCACCGAAATCGCCGCATATGCCCGCAAGCATGACATCAGCTTCCCCGTGCTCAAAGACGCCGGCAATCATGTCGCCGATCAGATCGGTGCAGTCCGCACACCCGAAATCTTTTTGCTCGATCAGGATCGCAAGATCCGATACCACGGCCGCGTCGATGACCAGTATGGTGTCGGTTATATCCGTGATGAACCCAAACGTCAGGATCTGAAAATAGCGATTTCGGAACTGCTCGCCGGAAAACCGGTCAGCGTCGCTTCGACCAAACCGCTGGGCTGTTTCATCGGTCGCATTCGCGAACCGGATCCCAACAGCAGCGTGACCTACTCCAATCAGATCGCCCGCCTGTTTCAGAAACATTGCGTGGAGTGTCATCGGAAGGGGGAAATTGCCCCCTTCGAACTGACCGAATACGAAGAGGTTGCCGGCTGGGCGGAAACGATCGCTGAGGTAGTGCGCGATCAGCGGATGCCCCCCTGGCACGCCGATCCGGCTCATGGAAAGTTTGCCAACGATCGCAGTCTGACCAAAGCAGAAAAAGAACTCATCTACCAGTGGGTCGAAAATGGTGCCCCGCAGGGCGACCCGAAGCAATTACCCGAGCCGCAGACTTATGTCACAGGCTGGAAACTGCCGCAAAAACCGGATGCCGTGTTCTATATGGACGACAAGCCCTTCACGGTGCCTGCCCAGGCTGGCAAGCGGGGAGTGAAATACCAGTACTTCACGGTCGATCCCGGCTTTAAGGAAGACAAATGGCTCATTGGGGCAGAAGCCCTGCCCGGCAACCGGGCGGTCGTGCATCACATCCTGGTCTTTGCCCGTCCCCCCCAGGGCAAGCGAGTCCGAGTGTTTGGCGAAGGCGATCAGTTTCTTGTCGGTTATGTGCCCGGCTCACGCGAAGTCATGCTGCCCCAGGGGATGGCCAAGAAAATCCCCGCCGGCTCCAAACTGGTCTTTCAGATGCACTACACCCCCATCGGCACCGAACAGCAGGACCGCAGCAAAGTCGGCCTGGTCTTTACCGATGAATCCAAAGTGACACACCAGGTGATGACCGCTCATGTGCTCAATCAGGAATTTACCCGGCGGAAATTCCCCATTGATGCCAACGACGATAATTTCAAAATTGAAGCGACTTCGCCTCCCAATGATCGCAATGCACTCCTGCTGAGCTTCATGCCCCACATGCATCTCCGCGGGAAATCATTCCGCTATGAATTGCGTAAAAAGCCGGATGAACCGGGCGAAATTCTGCTCGACGTCCCTGCATTCGATTTTAACTGGCAGACCGCTTACAAAATTGAAAAGCCGATTCCCCTGGAGCCGGGCGACTACATTCACTGTGTCGCGCACTACAACAATTCCGACAGTAATCTCTCAAATCCCGAACCTGATAAACCCGTTTATTGGGGCGATCAGACCTGGAATGAAATGATGATCGGTTATTTCAATGTCGCCATTCCCCGCAAGGAAGCCAAGCCGGAAAACCGTTCCAAAGCGGTCGCTTTCCGACTGGTCCGTCGTCGCGATAAAAACGAAAACGGTCAGTTGGAACAGTCCGAAGTCCCCCTGGTTGAGCTTCCCATTTTCTTCCGGGCCGACCAGAACAAAGACAAGGTCGTCACGGTCGATGAACTGGCAGACATGCTGGAAAAAACGCGCGGCAAGAAAGACGAATAAAACGGTGGCTCAGGATTTCGCCGCCTTCTTTTTCTGCTTGCCTTTGCCCTGCTGACGTTTGTTTTTCCTGTTTTTACCCAGCTCAGGATCATGCGGGGCATCGGGGGCATTTTTCTCCGGAAACCATTTCGCCAGTTTCTGTTTGATGTCCGCATACCGGGGATCATCAGCCAGGTTCTTCCATTCCATGGGATCCTGGCTGTGATCGTACAGCTCTTCATCACCATTCTGATAGCGAATCAACCGATACCGGTTGTCGCGAACCGCATGATTCAGCCGCCCATGCGTAGTCAATGCCGGACGCTCCCACGTCTGGGAGGGATCCTTCAATAAAGAGACCATGCTGATGCCATCCAGATGATCGCCGCGCGGGAGATCACACAACTCACACAAGGTCGGATAGATATTCATGAAATCCACCGCCTGATCACAGCGGGTGCCCACCTGTGTGACACCGGGAACGACCATCATCAGCGGGGCTCGTGTCGCTTCTTCCCACAGCGAAAATTTTCGCCAGTGATGCTTCTCTCCCAGATGCCAGCCGTGATCACCCCAGAGAACGACGATCGTATTTTTCGCATAAGGGCTCGCATCCAGCGCATCGAGCACGCGACCTACCTGCACATCAGCAAATGCGATGCTGGCCAGATAGGCCTGTACCGCATACCGCCAGTTCTCTGTCTTCAGAATTTTGGCGTGATCGCCTTGCGGTCGGGCCATCCGTACGCCGGCAGGGGGAATGTCATCCAGATCGTGTTCTGGAACTTCGGGAATGTGAATCTTATCCAGCGGATACATGTCATAATATTTTCGCGGCACCTGCCAGGGCATGTGAGGGCGATAGATCCCGCACGCCAGAAAGAACGGTTTCTGATCAGGCTTGCCCAGAAATTCGATGGCGTAATTTGCCATTTTGTAATCGCTCATCTCCTGGTCCTGGGCATCCAGCACACCCCAGATAATGGTCCCGGCCCGGGAGTGGGGATCCTGCAGCACGGCCGGAGTCGGTTTGGGATCGCCGGTCTGCTTGAGGTAGTCGTCCCATGATCCATAGTCGTTATAGCGGCCATGAAAGATTTTTCCCGAGCCGTTCGCCTGGTAACCATGGTTGCGAAAATGTTGAGGCAGTGTGACGGCACTCTGCATTGCCGGTCGCCAGGGTTGGGAATTCAGATAAACGCCCGAACTCGAAGGACGGATGCCCGTCAGCAGAGCCGCCCGTGATGGATTACACGCCGGAGCCGCACAATGCGAATTCGTAAACAGCAGCCCCCGTGCCGCCAGGCGATCGATGTTCGGCGTTTTACAGTCCGGATGACCGCCCAGACAACTGATCCAGTCGTTTAAATCATCGACGGCAATAAACAACACATTCGGCCGGGTTGTTTCCGCAGCCACAGCCTGCATTCCACCAGAACAGATCACGGACAGCAGCAACAGTAATCCGAAGAGCGAGCGACTCATAGGTAACCTCTGCAATGTTGAACTAACAGAAATGTATCAGAACAGGCGATTGTACCCGTTCAGCGCAGCCACGCGATAGGCTTCTGCCATCGTGGGGTAATTGAATGTTGTGTTGATGAAATACAGCAGCGTGTTGGCCGAGCCGGGCTGCGACATGATGGCCTGACCAATGTGAATGATTTCCGAAGCGCTGGGCCCGAAACAGTGAATTCCGAGAATCTCCAGGGTATCACGGTGGAACAACAGCTTCAGCATCCCTGTCGGGCAGTTCATGATCTGGGCGCGGGCCAGATGTTTGAACATGGAATGCCCTACTTCGTAGGGGATTTTAGCTTCCGTCAGTTCCCGTTCGGTCTTGCCCAGGGAGCTGATTTCGGGGCTGGTATAAATCCCGGTCGGAATATCCTGGATCAGGGCCCGTTCGCACTCGCCGTTATCCAGATGGCTGGCAGCATACCTTCCCTGCACATAGGCAGCACTCGCCAGCGAAGGATAGCCGATAATATCACCCACGGCATAAATGTGCGGCTGTGTGGTCTGGAAGTCATCATTGACGTCAATCTGCCCGCGTGAGTTGGGCTGGATTTCCAGTGTTTCCAGTCCCAGGTTTTCTGAATTCCCGGTCCGGCCGGCTGCGAACAACATGATATCGGTTTTCAGCTTTTTACCTGACTGCAGATTCATGATCACGCCGTCATCGGTGCCTTCAATCGATTCATAATGCTCACAATGCCGCAGCAGCACGCCACTCTCACGCATGTGATAACTCAAGGCATCACTGATTTCATCATCCAGAAAGTCCAGCAGGGAACTCCGGGTGTTGACCAGATTGACTTTCATCCCCATCGTACGCAGCATGGAAGCGTATTCGCAACCGATGACCCCGGCCCCATAGACGCTGATTGATCGGGGAGTAAACTCCAGATCCAGAATGGTATCGCTGCAGAAAATATGCGGGTGATTGAAATCAACATCAGCCGGACGATAGGGGCGCGAACCGGCTGCGATGATGGCGTAATCGAACGAGATTTCTTCGGTGAGACCGTTGGGCGTTTCAATATGAAGATGGTGCGGATCCAGAAAACGCGCCTGACCTTCGACCAGGTCCACGCCGTTCCGTTCATAAAACATCCGCCGCATGCCCACCTGCTTCTGAATCACAGAGGCGGCTGTTTTGCGCAGTTCGGGAAATTCCAGATCAAACACCATGCCGGCCCGCCCCATCTGCCGCATGTAGGTGTTGATCTCCGACATCCGCAGGATCGAATAGCGTAAGGCCTTACTGGGGATTGTACCTTTATGGGTGCAGTTACCGCCGATCTCGTAAAATTTCTCGATCGAAATGACCGATTTTCCCTGCTTGATGGCCTGCATGGCTGCCCCTTCTCCACCGGGGCCGGTACCAATCACTGCCACATCATAATGTGCCTTAGGCATCCCTGAATTATCCTTGAATGTTGAATATTGCTTACTGAAGCGAGCAACCGATTTTCAGTAAGAAGTCGAATTAAATGAATACTGTCTACTCTTAACTTACCACCAGTCCGGCTCCGCGAACAAGTCTCTCACGCTCATTTCGAATTCCGGCAGACTGTCTCCCCCCGTCATCTTGCCATTGATGTCAATCACCTCACTGCCAGTCGCGGGACGATATTCAAGCACCTCCATTTCGGTGGGATCAATTACCCAGATCAAAGAGACTCCCCAGTTGACATATTCATCGACGTGTTCTTGCATCTGACGCCGGCGGGGGTTCGTGGAGGCAATTTCGATGATCGCATCCGGTCTGCGCTCTGTGATCACTTTATCCAGCTCGTCGAATCGACTACCCGTTTTGAAAATGCAGACGGCTGGAAAACGGACCGTGTCCGGATCGCGTTTGACGACCAGGCCCAGTTCAAAATAGGCGGCGCCGTCATCCCGCTTGTGCAGATAGCGGGAAAGTGATTTGGAAATGTTTAAAACAATCGTGCCATGTTCGATGTCCGGAGCATCCAGATTGATGATCTGCCCCTGAGCCAGCTCCGTCCACCGCCCTGCATCGGGCAACTCCATCCGGGCATCCAGGAATTGCTCTACTGTATAACTCGCCGGGTCCGACATTCATTTTTCCTATCAGGCCACGTTGATTTGTGGCACGGAAGACTCAGATTAGGGATTCCTCCGCTCACCTTTCATTTTTCTTCATTACATCATAGCATACACGGGAGTTTGACGTCAGTCATGAATTACAGATTCAGAATCCCCGTTTCACTTTGATCGAGACACATGAAAATCCGTCCTTATCAGCCGACAGACCTGGAAACTCTGCAAGCGATTACCGTCGAAGCGTTTCAGGGAGTCTCGATCGATGAAGGCATCGAACGGAAATTTGGTCTGATCCAGGGGCACGACTGGAAATGGCGGAAAGCCGGTCATGTGGAAGCCGATTCCCGTCGCGAACCCGAGGGGATTTTTGTAGCGGAACTCGATGACAGAATTGTCGGGTATATTTCCACCTGGCACGATCCGGCAGCCGGGATCGGCTACATTCCCAACATGGCTTTTGTGCCCGAATGCCGGGGACAGGGGATGGGACGCCAGCTGCTGGAACACGCCCTGGCTCACTTTCGCAACCTGGGGTTGTCACTGGCAAAAATTGAGACACTGGAACAGAACGCGGTGGGGAACCATCTTTACACATCACTCGGTTTTCAGGAGGTAGCCAGACAGGTCCACTTTGTGGCGCCCCTGGCGTCTCCTGATGCGGATGCACAGACCTGATTCAGGAAAGGATTCCGTTCAATATGAAAATCACTGTCATTGGTTCGCGGGGACAGTTGGGACAGGATCTCTGTACCCGCCTGATCGAGGAAGAACATCAGGTTTCCGGTCTGACACATCAACAGATTTCTATCGAAGAAGCGTCGAGCGTCGCCTCTACACTTTCAGAGACCGCGCCGGATCTGGTAATCAACACCGCCGCCTATAACAAAGTCGATCAGGCGGAATCGGAACCCGAAGTCGCTTATGCCATCAACGCGCTCGGCCCCCGAAATCTGGCGCGCTATTGTCAGGAACAGCAGATTGCTCTGATGCAGATCAGCTCTGATTATGTGTTCGGACTGGACCTCACCCGACAGGCAGGCTATCGGGAACAGGATGCCCCGGGCCCTGTCAGTGCCTACGGGCTCAGCAAACTGGCGGGGGAATATTTTGTCCGGGCACTGTGCCCTCAGCATTATGTGATTCGCACCTGTGGGCTGTATGGGAAAGCGGGCAAAACCGGAAACGGAAACTTTGTCGAAACCATGCTCCGGCTGGGACGCGAACGCGATTCGCTTTCCATCATCAATGATCAGCATTGTACACCTACCTCCACCCGCGATCTGGCAGAGGCGCTGACCAGGCTGATCAGCACAGATCAGTTCGGTCTGTACCACGTGACGAATCGGGGGCAGACCACCTGGTATGAACTGGCTCGAAAGGTCTTTGAGATTGCCGGGATTGAGGTAGAAACGAGTCCTATCACCACAGAACAGTACAACGCCGCCGCCGACCGACCCCGCTACAGCGTTCTCGATTGCTCGCTCCTGGAAGAAGTGACTCAGTACACACTTCCCGACTGGCAGACAGCATTGGAAAACTATCTGCAGTCCTGAATGTAAAATGCTGTAAGTGGTAATCATTGAATGCCT contains:
- the ftsH gene encoding ATP-dependent zinc metalloprotease FtsH, translated to MPNMDPNQSNRRERPTPPERNQKNDNRRQEPKGPKSNALWYLVVGGLILVITLSVVSNNKRGEKIKFGDFVKGLDDGKYNKTNVHELKFGTDYIVFQDQPKQEGAEKGTVANTTKNYYIPVWGIPQEARAQLQSKLEGKDIIVDSESRPSEWESLIAVLFFPVVLLIFVIYLFRRMGGAGSPMSFGRSRGRMYAQDDIEVTFNDVAGIDEAVEELREVVEFLKTPAKYQALGGRIPKGVLLVGPPGTGKTMLAKAVAGEAGVPFYGLSGSDFVEMFVGVGAARVRDMFQQAAQRSPAIIFIDELDALGKTRGSGMPGGHDEREQTLNALLVEMDGFGSDQSVIVMGATNRPETLDPALMRPGRFDRHVLVDRPDVRGREAILKVHSAKIKMDESVNLQHIAKITPGFVGADLANLINEAALLAARNNKEAVTMHECEEGVERVVAGLEKSTRLIHEDEKNRVAYHECGHALVACSLPNVDPVHKISIVPRGLGALGYTLQRPEEEKQLVTQSELENRICVLLGGIAAEEIIFQETSTGAQNDLQRATDLARRMVTEFGMSAKLGRVHYSETRRSPFLGDSSTSAESIHSENTLREIDLEIRRIIDQCSKIAYEVLDERRELLEHLTQELLECEVMDMDQLQSILKQHQRGPQIKPGTFVDNAAEGKTVEKEPEEPASDNDQAADGTGA
- a CDS encoding LOG family protein; this translates as MSEINSICVFCGSKAGCDPDYQQSAQELGRLLAERKITLVYGGGSVGLMGIIADAVLEAGGKVIGVIPRQLATKELLHPGVDEMHVVDDMHTRKAKMSECSDAFIAMPGGFGTLEELFEVVSWVQLGIYLKPIGLLNTSGFYDPLLNMVEHCIETEFIKPKYRELIIADETPATLVDHLQRHQLPLIEKILNPEQI
- the acpS gene encoding holo-ACP synthase — encoded protein: MILGLGTDIVEISRIGQMIERHGDTFLNRVFTVSENDYCGSKKNKEQHYAGRWAAKEAVMKTLGTGFVKGIGWKDIEVVNLKSGKPTIVISGGVEQYAGEMGIEEILITISHSREFATATAIAVGKSPSA
- a CDS encoding redoxin domain-containing protein, which produces MRSFYRLIPCLLLVGLFTSGLSAEEKDSLIGKKVDNFKLQDFRGKTVQLDDVRDQKLTVIAFLGTECPLAKLYGDRLQTLADEYQAQGVAFFAIMSNQQDSLTEIAAYARKHDISFPVLKDAGNHVADQIGAVRTPEIFLLDQDRKIRYHGRVDDQYGVGYIRDEPKRQDLKIAISELLAGKPVSVASTKPLGCFIGRIREPDPNSSVTYSNQIARLFQKHCVECHRKGEIAPFELTEYEEVAGWAETIAEVVRDQRMPPWHADPAHGKFANDRSLTKAEKELIYQWVENGAPQGDPKQLPEPQTYVTGWKLPQKPDAVFYMDDKPFTVPAQAGKRGVKYQYFTVDPGFKEDKWLIGAEALPGNRAVVHHILVFARPPQGKRVRVFGEGDQFLVGYVPGSREVMLPQGMAKKIPAGSKLVFQMHYTPIGTEQQDRSKVGLVFTDESKVTHQVMTAHVLNQEFTRRKFPIDANDDNFKIEATSPPNDRNALLLSFMPHMHLRGKSFRYELRKKPDEPGEILLDVPAFDFNWQTAYKIEKPIPLEPGDYIHCVAHYNNSDSNLSNPEPDKPVYWGDQTWNEMMIGYFNVAIPRKEAKPENRSKAVAFRLVRRRDKNENGQLEQSEVPLVELPIFFRADQNKDKVVTVDELADMLEKTRGKKDE
- a CDS encoding sulfatase; this encodes MSRSLFGLLLLLSVICSGGMQAVAAETTRPNVLFIAVDDLNDWISCLGGHPDCKTPNIDRLAARGLLFTNSHCAAPACNPSRAALLTGIRPSSSGVYLNSQPWRPAMQSAVTLPQHFRNHGYQANGSGKIFHGRYNDYGSWDDYLKQTGDPKPTPAVLQDPHSRAGTIIWGVLDAQDQEMSDYKMANYAIEFLGKPDQKPFFLACGIYRPHMPWQVPRKYYDMYPLDKIHIPEVPEHDLDDIPPAGVRMARPQGDHAKILKTENWRYAVQAYLASIAFADVQVGRVLDALDASPYAKNTIVVLWGDHGWHLGEKHHWRKFSLWEEATRAPLMMVVPGVTQVGTRCDQAVDFMNIYPTLCELCDLPRGDHLDGISMVSLLKDPSQTWERPALTTHGRLNHAVRDNRYRLIRYQNGDEELYDHSQDPMEWKNLADDPRYADIKQKLAKWFPEKNAPDAPHDPELGKNRKNKRQQGKGKQKKKAAKS
- the sthA gene encoding Si-specific NAD(P)(+) transhydrogenase → MPKAHYDVAVIGTGPGGEGAAMQAIKQGKSVISIEKFYEIGGNCTHKGTIPSKALRYSILRMSEINTYMRQMGRAGMVFDLEFPELRKTAASVIQKQVGMRRMFYERNGVDLVEGQARFLDPHHLHIETPNGLTEEISFDYAIIAAGSRPYRPADVDFNHPHIFCSDTILDLEFTPRSISVYGAGVIGCEYASMLRTMGMKVNLVNTRSSLLDFLDDEISDALSYHMRESGVLLRHCEHYESIEGTDDGVIMNLQSGKKLKTDIMLFAAGRTGNSENLGLETLEIQPNSRGQIDVNDDFQTTQPHIYAVGDIIGYPSLASAAYVQGRYAASHLDNGECERALIQDIPTGIYTSPEISSLGKTERELTEAKIPYEVGHSMFKHLARAQIMNCPTGMLKLLFHRDTLEILGIHCFGPSASEIIHIGQAIMSQPGSANTLLYFINTTFNYPTMAEAYRVAALNGYNRLF
- a CDS encoding Uma2 family endonuclease; protein product: MSDPASYTVEQFLDARMELPDAGRWTELAQGQIINLDAPDIEHGTIVLNISKSLSRYLHKRDDGAAYFELGLVVKRDPDTVRFPAVCIFKTGSRFDELDKVITERRPDAIIEIASTNPRRRQMQEHVDEYVNWGVSLIWVIDPTEMEVLEYRPATGSEVIDINGKMTGGDSLPEFEMSVRDLFAEPDWW
- a CDS encoding GNAT family N-acetyltransferase gives rise to the protein MKIRPYQPTDLETLQAITVEAFQGVSIDEGIERKFGLIQGHDWKWRKAGHVEADSRREPEGIFVAELDDRIVGYISTWHDPAAGIGYIPNMAFVPECRGQGMGRQLLEHALAHFRNLGLSLAKIETLEQNAVGNHLYTSLGFQEVARQVHFVAPLASPDADAQT
- the rfbD gene encoding dTDP-4-dehydrorhamnose reductase, which gives rise to MKITVIGSRGQLGQDLCTRLIEEEHQVSGLTHQQISIEEASSVASTLSETAPDLVINTAAYNKVDQAESEPEVAYAINALGPRNLARYCQEQQIALMQISSDYVFGLDLTRQAGYREQDAPGPVSAYGLSKLAGEYFVRALCPQHYVIRTCGLYGKAGKTGNGNFVETMLRLGRERDSLSIINDQHCTPTSTRDLAEALTRLISTDQFGLYHVTNRGQTTWYELARKVFEIAGIEVETSPITTEQYNAAADRPRYSVLDCSLLEEVTQYTLPDWQTALENYLQS